ACCGGGAACCTCCTGACCGGGGCGCACCTCGCGCCCGACGGCGCGATCAAGTCCGGGATCAGTTGCGATCAGGTCGTCGCGGAGAAGACGAAGGGCCAGACGAAGGTGCCGAGCCTCGTGCTGGGCACCGAGCCGTCGATTGCGGCGATCCACAAGAATTATTCGATGATCTACAGCTCCCACATTTCGTGGAGTTCGGCCACCACGCCCACGCCGCTGGAACTGTACCCCGCGCTCGCGTTCGACCGCCTGTTCCGCGATGAGGTCGGTAAGGCCGACAAGAGCGTGCTCGACGCGGTGCGCGAGGATGCGACCAGTTACAAGAACAAGGTGAGCGCTGCGGACCAGCGCCGACTGGACGAGTATCTTTCCAGCGTGCGCGAGGTAGAACAGCGCATCGAGCAGGCCGGGAAGAGCGGCCGACTCCAGGGCTGGCGGCCCACGCTCGACAAGCCCGACATGAAGCGCCCGGCAGACGGCATTCCGCAGGACATCGACCAGCACATGCGGCTCATGTGCGACATCATGGTGCTCGCGTTCCGCACCGACACCACCCGCGTCTGCACCCTCAAATTGAACAACGACCACTCGTCGCTCCGGTTCCCGCACCTGAAGGTGGACTACATGATCCACCACCTGCTCTCGCATACGGACGGCGCGGACTGGCTCAAGGTGAACCAGTTCTTCGCACAACAGGTCGCGTACATTGCCGAGAAACTGGACGCGGTGAAGGAGGGCGACCGCACGCTCCTCGACAACAGCATGCTCCTGTTCTGCTCGAGCATGATGACCGGGAACCACAACAACGACCAGTTGCCGGTGGTGATGGTCGGGCGCGGCGGCGGGCGGATCAAGACGGGCCGCGTGCTCGACTACACGGGCAAGCCGAACCGTAAGATGTGCAGCCTGTACCTCTCCATGATGGAGAAGGCCGGCGTGAGGTTGAAGGAGTTCGGCGACTCGAAGGAACAACTCGCGGAGATTTAACCCGCGCCACGATCGAGTAACGCGAAGGCCCACTGTACGTGCAGTGGGCCTTCGCTTTTGAATGAGCAGATTTGACAAACTCAGAACATCCACGATTCAGCTCGGTCCCGGCACGCGCTCGCGCACCTCGTGCGGAAAACAGACCCGCAAGCACGGCACAAATTTTCTCGCGCGGGCATTGACAGCACGGGTGCGGACCGAGTAAAGTTTCACCTAAACTATTAGGTTAGGCATCTCCTTCCGGAGGTTACTTTGGCCGAAGACCTGCCA
The Gemmata palustris DNA segment above includes these coding regions:
- a CDS encoding DUF1552 domain-containing protein yields the protein MRITQPLSRRSFLRGVGVSMALPWLESVPVWGDDKPKNTASEAPVRFAALFCGNGFHSKEWWAKGEGKAMELGKVLDPLKPHREKMLFLRGLYNEEALIGGIHSCQTGNLLTGAHLAPDGAIKSGISCDQVVAEKTKGQTKVPSLVLGTEPSIAAIHKNYSMIYSSHISWSSATTPTPLELYPALAFDRLFRDEVGKADKSVLDAVREDATSYKNKVSAADQRRLDEYLSSVREVEQRIEQAGKSGRLQGWRPTLDKPDMKRPADGIPQDIDQHMRLMCDIMVLAFRTDTTRVCTLKLNNDHSSLRFPHLKVDYMIHHLLSHTDGADWLKVNQFFAQQVAYIAEKLDAVKEGDRTLLDNSMLLFCSSMMTGNHNNDQLPVVMVGRGGGRIKTGRVLDYTGKPNRKMCSLYLSMMEKAGVRLKEFGDSKEQLAEI